The sequence CTCGGTACGGCCCTGAAAAGAAAAAAGGCTATTCCAAAAAGTGTGCGCGCATATGCTCAGACAATAGTAGAAAGGCATAGGATGTTCTCGCAAAAATATGAGAATTCAAAGTCTACCTACGCATACATGAATGTGAACTTCATTCCTCAGACCCTTTGGGCCGATCTTATCCAAGCCCACTCTGAGCAGTCTCTTACTTCTTAAATGTCTTGGTTGCGGTGTTACGATGAAAACCTCAAAACAGGAAAAACTCTGGGAACGCCTCCATCAAGAGGCACTCCATAAAGGAGAAAGCTCGTATCTTGACCCAGAGACAGGTGCTCTCGTTTTTACCTCCAAGTTCCATCTTGAGAGAGGGGTCTGTTGCGGCTCTTGTTGTCGTCACTGCCCGTATAACCATGAAAACGTTCCCTCACAGGCAGAATGATAAAAAAATATGCTAAATTCGATACCTTATCAATCTCAAGAGAACAGTCCATCTTGCCGAATACAACAACCGAAAGGTTAAACTCAGAGGTTTTCAAAAACATGAAAAGAACGCAGCAATTCCCCCTCTTCGCCCTCCTATGCTTCCTCACTCTACTATGCCTGCTAGTTGGATGCTCAAAAGAAACTGATGATGATTCGAGAAGTACGTCGAACTCTAGCGGAGATAGTGGTCGAGCGTTCAGCACATTTTGCGGTGTTCCCCTCGGAGGTGAAGTAAGAAATCCGATTACGGACCAACAGGGGGTATCGGTCAGAATCCTCGGGCCGGGCTCTACTCCTGGATCTGTTGTTATTCTTAAAGACTCGGGGGCTCAAGTCGTGAAGCTGCGCGCGCTCTCGGAGCAAATGTCTGAATCAGCCGGCAGTCGAGCGACCGCTGTCATTTCTGCCTTTGGTGCAGATGGATTTCTCTATACCGATGACTGTCAGTTTGTTACTGCCGATGGAGCGCTCTCTATTGTTGGAGATATTATTAACAACTTTGGAGATAGCCTGGCAGAATCTCTTCTCGAAAAGCGAGCCGCTGAGGTATCGAGCGCTGGTGACTGTGGCCAAGCCCTAGTAGCTGGCTGCTACCAATCGCTTCTTGAAGCCAGTGAGGTACAAGACGATATCCCTAACGAAGAACTCCCAGGCGCGAGCGCTCCTGGTAAGGGAAATTCAACCCCTGGCGCCACCGTCTCTAATTTTCTCTGGAAGCCAAGCTCTGAGAGAAACGGGAATTTAGTCGTCCTGCTTAATCCGGCAGGAGTAACTGTTATCGTCAATGAGACGACAGTGCTGGAAGGAAGTGGGCCCAGTAACGGTCGTGGCACAACGGCTCGAGCAAATAAGCCCGGGGCAGCTTTTGGAACGAATGTGAGAGTAGAAGCGATTGATGGAGCCGGGAGATCGCTAGTATTTCCTGATGGAAAGCTTTTCGTCACTATTCCGAACGGCGCTCAGCGATTTGAGTTTTAATCCTCAAAGTCGAACATGGCTACTTTACTCTTCTCGCATCCATGCAGTGGCTAAAGCATCCGCGTACTCATTCCATCGGCTTCCATCGTGCGCCTTAATCCACTGAAGAGTTACGCCAGGACGTTCCTGCTTCAATGCGTAGAGCTCTTGAACGAGCTCAAGATTCTTAATAGGGCCTGATTTTCGCTTCCATCCACGAGCCTCCCACCCTGCGGCCCATTCATTAATCGTCTTTACGCAAAGATCGCTATCAGAATAGACCGTTATCTCTTCCTCGGGAGACACGAGCTTAAGAGCGTGTATCAGGGCTGTGAGCTCCATACGATTATTCGTTGTATCCTGCTCATATCCATGCTCCTCATGAAGGATCTCTCCATTGACCACGTGTACAAGTCCCCAGCCTCCCGGCCCTG comes from bacterium and encodes:
- a CDS encoding ribonuclease HI, with protein sequence MEAESAAHESTRVGEFEVPTRSEVLKRYTGGPQTGVFTDGGASPNPGPGGWGLVHVVNGEILHEEHGYEQDTTNNRMELTALIHALKLVSPEEEITVYSDSDLCVKTINEWAAGWEARGWKRKSGPIKNLELVQELYALKQERPGVTLQWIKAHDGSRWNEYADALATAWMREE